TTGACCTTTCCCCACCACGGTATACCAAGAATTAGTTAGCATGGAGGGCGATAGGAGCTCACATGCGCAAGGCGAGATTCAACGAAGTCCAGATCATTGGCATCCTGAAAGAAGCAGAAGGCGGCATGCCTGTTGCCGAGTTGTGTCGCAAGCACGGTATTTCAGATGCGACGTTCTACAACTGGCGTAACAAGTTTGGCGGAATGGATGCATCTGACGCCCGACGGCTCAAGCAACTCGAAGACGAGAATGCCCGGTTGAAGCG
This portion of the Chitinivorax tropicus genome encodes:
- a CDS encoding transposase, which produces MRKARFNEVQIIGILKEAEGGMPVAELCRKHGISDATFYNWRNKFGGMDASDARRLKQLEDENARLKRMVANQALDIEMLKEVLAKN